In one Corallococcus sp. EGB genomic region, the following are encoded:
- a CDS encoding YafY family protein, whose translation MDRTERILDLVALLLDAREPISWAELREHFPADYGGSDDAAERKFERDKAELVELGFPLSYVQGDDERRDGYLVDRNVYYLPEADLTKEELAVLYAAGSAALASGAFPGRDDLAHALRKIGFFAGESLPTPRVRMELGTGQQGQEKEVSARLEQLWDACSAHKWVQLTYGSPRKDGVTERRVDPYGLALRRGVWTLVGYCHLRQGLRTFHVHRIRELKVNTARPRTPDFEVPADFSLDAHVAYFPWQYRFHEPLEVTLRLTGPQASRAGSLFPGAALEPVSEGVVRVRFPVTFLDGLTRFVLSLGEDCRVEGPPEARERLERMAANILAKHAPVEGQRVSA comes from the coding sequence ATGGACCGCACGGAACGCATCCTTGATCTCGTGGCACTGCTGCTCGACGCGCGGGAACCCATCTCGTGGGCCGAGCTGCGTGAGCACTTCCCCGCGGACTACGGCGGCTCGGACGACGCCGCCGAGCGCAAGTTCGAGCGCGACAAGGCGGAGCTCGTCGAGCTGGGCTTCCCGCTGAGCTACGTGCAGGGCGACGACGAGCGGCGCGACGGCTACCTCGTCGACCGCAACGTCTACTACCTGCCGGAGGCGGACCTCACGAAGGAGGAGCTGGCCGTGCTCTACGCCGCCGGCTCCGCGGCGCTCGCGTCCGGCGCGTTCCCCGGCCGCGACGACCTGGCGCACGCGCTCCGGAAGATCGGCTTCTTCGCCGGTGAATCCCTGCCCACCCCGCGCGTGCGCATGGAGCTGGGCACCGGCCAGCAGGGCCAGGAGAAGGAGGTCTCCGCCCGCCTGGAGCAGCTCTGGGATGCGTGCTCCGCGCACAAGTGGGTGCAGCTGACCTACGGCAGCCCCCGCAAGGACGGCGTCACGGAGCGGCGCGTGGACCCATATGGCCTGGCGCTCAGGCGCGGCGTCTGGACGCTGGTGGGCTACTGCCACCTGCGCCAGGGCCTGCGCACCTTCCACGTCCACCGCATCCGCGAGCTGAAGGTGAACACCGCCCGGCCGCGCACCCCGGACTTCGAGGTGCCGGCGGACTTCTCGCTGGACGCCCACGTGGCGTACTTCCCCTGGCAGTACCGCTTCCACGAGCCATTGGAGGTGACGCTGCGGCTCACCGGGCCGCAGGCCTCGCGCGCGGGCTCGCTGTTCCCGGGCGCGGCGCTGGAGCCGGTGTCGGAGGGCGTGGTGCGGGTCCGCTTCCCGGTGACGTTCCTGGACGGGCTGACGCGCTTCGTCCTGTCCCTGGGGGAGGACTGCCGCGTGGAGGGGCCGCCGGAGGCGCGCGAGCGCCTGGAGCGGATGGCCGCGAACATCCTGGCGAAGCACGCGCCGGTGGAAGGTCAGCGGGTGAGCGCATGA
- a CDS encoding FHA domain-containing protein, with the protein MAFQLTISEGKDAGKEFVFDQDSVLIGRTSECDVVLYDPGISRRHCRIFRDADGYAVEDQKSANGTVVNGAAVQKQLLKDGDTLTLGPVTFLFALAAEDATTGEDEKPAEDGANSTRIVSIDSVRKSRNKKAAALVPEGADEEDLQGIRAESTRMNMRAIRRPTSSAQRAVPQEPPPEEDAPAALEKPAPAPPPARRTGSQSSRAVARTPRAGASSGGGLSAAERARIRRETPGLMANLRLFWAEANSKVRAGVMAGGGVVVLGLFALMYWLVLGGEEKVQKGEEPVRLSNQPITDSFGLGDGVTWSRPDMKVFEWEFVAATRAVVILHYQAQGISKDEVVVSVNGVDVGKVPPDTLASQERSLELMIPPQQLRKGEPNRIIFDNTRNPPGEDTWRIWNVWVERALLPEDLSTQQLIQNANELFKKGRKNFDTPDIGARNRYEAWKAFREAWLMLEAHPDPKPDLYYESQEAMKRAQQELDRTCSKLLLEVEGYYNQGHFKQAASTLDHMREYFPEYDQPCATRAENKRIEYGL; encoded by the coding sequence ATGGCCTTCCAACTGACGATCTCCGAGGGAAAAGACGCCGGCAAGGAGTTCGTCTTCGACCAGGACTCCGTTCTCATCGGGCGCACCTCCGAGTGCGACGTGGTGCTGTACGACCCCGGTATCTCCCGCCGCCACTGCCGCATCTTCAGGGACGCGGACGGCTACGCCGTGGAGGACCAGAAGAGCGCCAACGGCACGGTCGTCAACGGCGCCGCCGTGCAGAAGCAGCTCCTCAAGGACGGCGACACGCTGACGCTGGGCCCGGTGACGTTCCTCTTCGCGCTCGCGGCGGAGGACGCGACCACCGGCGAGGACGAGAAGCCGGCGGAGGACGGCGCCAACAGCACGCGCATCGTCTCCATCGACTCCGTGCGCAAGTCGCGCAACAAGAAGGCCGCCGCGCTCGTGCCGGAAGGCGCGGACGAGGAGGACCTGCAGGGCATCCGGGCGGAGTCCACGCGCATGAACATGCGCGCCATCCGCCGGCCCACCTCCTCCGCCCAGCGCGCGGTGCCGCAGGAGCCGCCCCCGGAAGAGGACGCTCCGGCCGCCCTCGAGAAGCCCGCCCCCGCGCCCCCGCCGGCGCGCCGCACCGGCTCCCAGTCCTCGCGCGCCGTGGCCCGCACGCCTCGCGCCGGGGCCTCCAGCGGCGGCGGCCTGTCCGCGGCCGAGCGCGCCCGCATCCGCCGCGAGACGCCGGGCCTGATGGCCAACCTGCGCCTGTTCTGGGCGGAGGCGAACTCCAAGGTCCGCGCGGGCGTGATGGCCGGCGGCGGCGTGGTGGTGCTGGGCCTCTTCGCCCTCATGTACTGGCTGGTGCTGGGCGGCGAGGAGAAGGTGCAGAAGGGCGAGGAGCCCGTGCGCCTGTCCAACCAGCCCATCACGGACTCGTTCGGCCTGGGTGACGGCGTCACCTGGAGCCGGCCGGACATGAAGGTCTTCGAGTGGGAGTTCGTCGCCGCGACGCGCGCGGTGGTCATCCTCCACTACCAGGCCCAGGGCATCTCCAAGGACGAGGTGGTGGTGAGCGTCAACGGCGTGGACGTGGGCAAGGTGCCCCCGGACACGCTGGCCAGCCAGGAGCGCTCGCTGGAGCTGATGATCCCGCCCCAGCAGCTGCGCAAGGGCGAGCCCAACCGCATCATCTTCGACAACACCCGCAACCCGCCGGGCGAGGACACCTGGCGCATCTGGAACGTCTGGGTGGAGCGCGCGCTGCTGCCCGAGGATCTCTCCACGCAGCAGCTCATCCAGAACGCCAACGAGCTCTTCAAGAAGGGCCGCAAGAACTTCGACACGCCGGACATCGGCGCGCGCAACCGCTACGAGGCCTGGAAGGCGTTCCGCGAGGCGTGGCTGATGCTGGAGGCCCACCCGGATCCGAAGCCGGACCTCTATTACGAATCCCAGGAGGCCATGAAGCGCGCCCAGCAGGAGCTGGACCGCACCTGCTCCAAGCTGCTGCTGGAGGTGGAGGGCTACTACAACCAGGGCCACTTCAAGCAGGCCGCCTCCACGCTGGACCACATGCGCGAGTACTTCCCCGAGTACGACCAGCCGTGCGCCACGCGCGCGGAGAACAAGCGCATCGAGTACGGCCTGTAG
- the hflX gene encoding GTPase HflX, which produces MKEIYGNTLGLKSSEQQRLRNTFRRRVDPREIVSAELARHLTELSHELNRQVGVLINRKGDIEHVVVGNAHKLELPDIGRARAGQIRLRGLRLVHTHLKSEPLTKDDLTDLALLRLDCVAAVGVGHEGLPGVLHWAYLVPENGTGEFWHVSTLPSVHGEQPDLLSTLDALEEEFNRKAAARTVSGKERAILVAVCLDGNRARAESSLAELKELARTAGVEVVDTVLQMKREADPRYLIGRGKLEDLNLRSMQSMVDLLVFDKDLTPSQGRHIGDATSLKILDRTQLILDIFAQRAQTAEGKLQVELAQLKYRLPRLVQGDDSLSRLMGGGVGGRGPGETKLEIDRRRVRERITNLERRIDVISRERSVRRAQRNRREVPVISIVGYTNAGKSTLLNAITNAEVLAEDKLFATLDPTSRRLRFPQEREVIITDTVGFIRDLPKDLVAAFRATLEELYDASLLLHVVDASDPARDDQVEAVENILDSLGLTEKPRLMVWNKADQLSAEEVESLLRSKGGVAISAVKREGLATLLAKADTTLFAEGASESIGVV; this is translated from the coding sequence TTGAAGGAAATCTACGGCAACACCCTGGGCCTGAAGTCGAGCGAGCAGCAGCGGCTGCGCAACACCTTCCGCCGCCGCGTGGATCCGCGCGAAATCGTGTCCGCGGAGCTTGCCCGCCACCTCACCGAGCTGTCGCACGAGCTCAACCGCCAGGTGGGCGTCCTCATCAACCGCAAGGGCGACATCGAGCACGTCGTGGTGGGCAACGCACACAAGCTGGAGCTGCCGGACATCGGCCGTGCGCGCGCCGGTCAAATCCGCCTGCGCGGCCTGCGGCTGGTGCACACGCACCTCAAGAGCGAACCCCTGACGAAGGACGACCTCACGGACCTCGCGCTCCTGCGCCTGGACTGCGTGGCGGCCGTGGGCGTGGGCCACGAAGGCCTGCCCGGCGTGCTGCACTGGGCCTACCTGGTGCCGGAGAACGGCACGGGCGAGTTCTGGCACGTGTCCACCCTGCCCTCCGTGCACGGCGAACAGCCGGACCTCCTGTCCACGCTGGACGCGCTGGAAGAGGAGTTCAACCGCAAGGCCGCCGCGCGCACGGTGTCCGGGAAGGAGCGCGCCATCCTGGTGGCGGTGTGCCTGGACGGCAACCGCGCCCGGGCGGAGTCGTCCCTGGCGGAGCTGAAGGAGCTGGCGCGCACCGCGGGCGTGGAGGTGGTGGACACCGTGCTCCAGATGAAGCGGGAGGCGGATCCGCGCTACCTCATCGGCCGGGGCAAGCTGGAGGACCTGAACCTGCGCTCCATGCAGTCCATGGTGGACCTGCTCGTGTTCGACAAGGACCTCACCCCGTCACAGGGGCGGCACATCGGGGACGCGACGAGCCTGAAGATCCTGGACCGCACGCAGCTCATCCTGGACATCTTCGCGCAGCGCGCGCAGACGGCCGAGGGCAAGCTGCAGGTGGAGCTGGCGCAGCTGAAGTACCGGCTGCCCCGGCTGGTGCAGGGGGATGACTCGCTCAGCCGCCTCATGGGCGGTGGCGTGGGCGGCCGCGGCCCCGGTGAGACGAAGCTTGAAATCGACCGCCGCCGCGTGCGCGAGCGCATCACCAACCTGGAGCGCCGCATCGACGTCATCAGCCGCGAGCGCAGCGTCCGCCGGGCGCAGCGCAACCGGCGCGAGGTGCCGGTCATCTCCATCGTGGGCTACACCAACGCGGGTAAGTCCACGCTGCTCAACGCCATCACCAACGCGGAGGTGCTGGCGGAGGACAAGCTGTTCGCCACGCTGGACCCCACCAGCCGCCGGCTGCGCTTCCCGCAGGAGCGCGAGGTCATCATCACGGACACGGTGGGCTTCATCCGGGACCTGCCCAAGGACCTGGTGGCGGCCTTCCGCGCCACGCTGGAGGAGCTGTACGACGCGAGCCTCCTGCTGCACGTGGTGGACGCGAGCGACCCCGCGCGCGACGACCAGGTGGAGGCGGTGGAGAACATCCTCGACTCGCTGGGCCTGACGGAGAAGCCGCGCCTGATGGTCTGGAACAAGGCGGATCAGCTGTCCGCGGAGGAGGTGGAGTCGCTCCTGCGCTCCAAGGGCGGCGTGGCCATCAGCGCGGTGAAGCGCGAGGGGCTCGCGACGCTCCTGGCCAAGGCGGACACCACCCTGTTCGCCGAGGGTGCGTCCGAGTCCATCGGCGTGGTGTGA
- a CDS encoding YafY family protein, translating to MSNVHERLRRLLFLVPYVSKHPGVTVEALARALNISREDLLEELDLLTCVGRPPFNPDDYIDIYVDNDRVYVDLDQRLFAPPRLTAGEAAALAAAAELLRPATGDALQSALTKLEGIIPPAARERFRDMYRKIDASADAPPALGPLTRAILERLEVTFGYASPGRPTEPRRVRPYELLSHRGQWYLQGFCHTRQDARLFRLDRMEDLAVTTTAFQPPPDARADVPNPARSASEASVRVRFTPTAAPYVKERFGQDARPLADGGVEVRVAGDSERWLTQWVLSFGGEAEVLEPASARAAVARAVHASIGS from the coding sequence ATGAGCAACGTCCATGAGCGGCTGCGCCGCCTGCTGTTCCTCGTCCCCTACGTCTCCAAGCACCCCGGCGTCACCGTGGAGGCCCTGGCCAGGGCCCTCAACATCAGCCGCGAGGACCTGCTGGAGGAGCTGGACCTGCTCACCTGCGTGGGCCGGCCGCCCTTCAACCCGGACGACTACATCGACATCTACGTGGACAACGACCGCGTCTACGTGGACCTGGATCAGCGCCTGTTCGCGCCGCCCCGGCTGACGGCGGGCGAGGCCGCGGCCCTGGCCGCCGCGGCGGAGCTGCTGCGCCCGGCCACCGGCGACGCGCTCCAGAGCGCCCTCACCAAGCTGGAGGGCATCATCCCGCCCGCGGCCCGCGAGCGCTTCCGGGACATGTACCGGAAGATCGACGCCTCCGCGGACGCGCCCCCGGCCCTGGGGCCCCTCACCCGGGCCATCCTGGAGCGGCTGGAGGTCACGTTCGGCTACGCCAGCCCCGGCCGCCCCACGGAGCCACGCCGGGTGCGCCCCTACGAGCTGCTCAGCCACCGGGGCCAGTGGTACCTCCAGGGCTTCTGCCACACCCGCCAGGACGCGCGCCTGTTCCGCCTGGACCGCATGGAGGACCTGGCCGTCACCACCACCGCCTTCCAGCCCCCGCCGGATGCCCGCGCGGACGTGCCCAACCCGGCCCGGAGCGCCAGCGAGGCCTCCGTCCGGGTGCGCTTCACGCCCACGGCGGCCCCGTACGTGAAGGAGCGCTTCGGCCAGGACGCCCGCCCGCTTGCTGACGGAGGGGTGGAGGTGCGGGTGGCCGGAGACAGTGAGCGCTGGCTCACGCAGTGGGTGCTATCCTTCGGGGGAGAGGCGGAAGTGCTGGAGCCGGCGAGCGCGCGCGCCGCCGTTGCCCGAGCCGTACATGCCTCGATAGGCTCCTAG
- the proB gene encoding glutamate 5-kinase: protein MTETARNALREARRVVVKIGTNALTSATGRFNRAHFEALGQDLLWAAGGRELVVVSSGAIALGMERLGLPARPRDIPGKQACAAVGQSRLMQAYEEAFGHAPRTVAQVLLTHEDVQERRRYLNVKHTLERLLAAGVVPVINENDTVSVDELKFGDNDTLASLVAGVVEADALVLLSDVEGLYTADPRKDADARLMPAVPRVTPDVLALAGDATSAVGTGGMASKVRAAARAAELGIPCVITSGAVPGRLRGVLQGEAVGTLFEPAGRRSARTAWIAHALRPRGRLVVDAGAKEAIVTGKRSLLPSGVTGVEGEFGRGDPVDLTDAAGTVFARGLSTYDANELKRIAGRRSADIEAVLGYRYLDEAVHRDDLAVL from the coding sequence GTGACTGAAACCGCACGCAACGCCCTGCGCGAGGCCCGCCGCGTGGTGGTGAAGATCGGGACCAACGCGCTGACGAGCGCCACGGGCCGCTTCAACCGCGCCCACTTCGAGGCGCTGGGGCAGGACCTGCTGTGGGCCGCCGGGGGCCGGGAGCTGGTGGTGGTGTCCAGCGGCGCCATCGCGCTGGGCATGGAGCGGCTGGGGCTGCCCGCGCGCCCCCGGGACATCCCCGGCAAGCAGGCGTGCGCGGCGGTGGGGCAGAGCCGCCTGATGCAGGCGTACGAGGAGGCCTTCGGCCACGCCCCCCGCACGGTGGCCCAGGTGCTGCTCACCCACGAGGACGTGCAGGAGCGCCGGCGCTACCTCAACGTGAAGCACACGCTGGAGCGGCTCCTGGCCGCGGGCGTCGTGCCGGTCATCAACGAGAACGACACCGTGTCCGTGGACGAGCTGAAGTTCGGCGACAACGACACGCTGGCGAGCCTGGTGGCCGGCGTGGTGGAGGCGGACGCGCTGGTCCTCCTGTCGGACGTGGAGGGGCTCTACACCGCCGACCCGCGCAAGGACGCGGATGCGCGCCTGATGCCCGCCGTGCCGCGCGTCACCCCCGACGTGCTGGCCCTGGCCGGCGATGCCACCAGCGCGGTGGGCACCGGAGGCATGGCGTCCAAGGTGCGCGCCGCCGCCCGCGCCGCGGAGCTGGGCATCCCCTGCGTCATCACGTCCGGCGCGGTGCCTGGCCGCCTGCGCGGCGTGCTCCAGGGCGAGGCCGTGGGGACGCTCTTCGAGCCCGCCGGACGGCGCAGCGCGCGCACCGCGTGGATCGCCCACGCCCTGCGGCCCCGGGGGCGGCTGGTGGTGGACGCGGGCGCGAAGGAGGCCATCGTCACCGGCAAGCGCAGCCTCCTGCCCAGCGGCGTGACGGGCGTGGAGGGGGAGTTCGGCCGGGGAGACCCGGTGGACCTGACGGACGCGGCCGGGACGGTGTTCGCCCGCGGCCTGTCCACCTACGACGCCAACGAGCTCAAGCGCATCGCCGGGCGGCGCAGCGCGGACATCGAGGCGGTGCTGGGATACCGCTACCTGGATGAAGCGGTGCACCGCGACGACCTGGCGGTGCTGTAG
- a CDS encoding phosphatidylserine/phosphatidylglycerophosphate/cardiolipin synthase family protein: MRERVGEEGRTEGWVPAARSPGPVPEHAPVWSAGVSRRLLARYYLPQQHTLLQGNACRLLRDGVEAYPEMLEAIRRARRSIRLETYMFVTDAVGELFGQALAEAAERGVHVKVLYDAVGSWTSRKSFFEGLRQRGVDVRAFKPFSLQRGLRHLLRRDHRKILVVDGTVAFTGGVNIAAHWAPEGQGVAWRDDVLRIEGPAVHELERRFLATWRMMFRDRLSRLRRRIRGAARTLDAPPRKGDVGLAVLSSRRSIHRAYLHAIRRARKSVLIAAGYFVPDRRMVAALKDAAKRGVEVSLLLNGGKSDHPFLEHATRAFYEPLMGAGIRIFEWRRGVLHAKTAVVDGVWGTIGSFNLERLSLAFNHEVNAVFADPRLGRDLEDSFRLDCGNCREVDLSVFRRRPLWQKAVERVLYFFRKVL, translated from the coding sequence ATGCGTGAGCGGGTGGGAGAGGAGGGTCGGACAGAAGGCTGGGTTCCCGCGGCGCGCTCGCCGGGGCCGGTGCCCGAGCACGCTCCGGTGTGGAGCGCCGGGGTGTCGCGGCGGCTGCTCGCGCGGTACTACCTGCCGCAGCAGCACACCCTGCTCCAGGGCAACGCGTGCCGGCTCCTGCGCGACGGCGTGGAGGCCTATCCGGAGATGCTGGAGGCCATCCGCCGGGCGCGCCGCTCCATCCGCCTGGAGACGTACATGTTCGTCACCGACGCGGTGGGCGAGCTCTTCGGCCAGGCGCTGGCGGAGGCGGCCGAGCGCGGCGTGCACGTGAAGGTGCTCTACGACGCGGTGGGCTCGTGGACCAGCCGCAAGAGCTTCTTCGAAGGACTGCGCCAGCGCGGCGTGGACGTGCGGGCGTTCAAGCCCTTCAGCCTCCAGCGCGGGCTGCGCCACCTGCTGCGCCGGGACCACCGCAAGATTCTGGTGGTGGACGGCACGGTGGCCTTCACGGGCGGGGTGAACATCGCGGCGCACTGGGCCCCGGAGGGGCAGGGCGTGGCCTGGCGCGACGACGTGCTGCGCATCGAAGGCCCGGCGGTGCACGAGCTGGAGCGGCGCTTCCTGGCCACGTGGCGGATGATGTTCCGCGACCGCCTGAGCCGGCTGCGCCGGCGCATCCGCGGCGCGGCCCGGACGCTGGACGCCCCGCCCCGGAAGGGCGACGTGGGCCTGGCGGTGTTGTCCAGCCGCCGCAGCATCCACCGCGCGTACCTGCACGCCATCCGGCGCGCCCGCAAGAGCGTGCTCATCGCCGCGGGCTACTTCGTGCCGGACCGGCGCATGGTGGCCGCGCTCAAGGACGCGGCGAAGCGGGGCGTGGAGGTGAGCCTGCTGCTCAACGGGGGCAAGAGCGACCACCCGTTCCTCGAGCATGCGACGCGCGCCTTCTACGAGCCCCTGATGGGCGCCGGCATCCGCATCTTCGAGTGGCGCCGGGGCGTGCTGCACGCCAAGACGGCCGTGGTGGACGGCGTGTGGGGCACCATCGGGTCGTTCAACCTGGAACGGTTGTCGCTGGCCTTCAACCACGAGGTCAACGCCGTCTTCGCGGACCCCCGGCTGGGGCGCGACCTGGAGGACTCGTTCCGCCTGGATTGCGGCAACTGCCGCGAGGTGGACCTGTCCGTCTTCCGCCGCCGCCCCCTCTGGCAGAAGGCCGTGGAGCGCGTGCTGTACTTCTTCCGCAAGGTGCTCTGA